In the genome of Sciurus carolinensis chromosome 3, mSciCar1.2, whole genome shotgun sequence, one region contains:
- the Phospho2 gene encoding pyridoxal phosphate phosphatase PHOSPHO2, whose protein sequence is MKILLVFDFDNTIIDDNSDTWIVQCAPDKKLPIELQDSYQKGFWTEFMGRVFKYLGDEGVRENEMKRAVTSIPFTQGMVELFNFIRKNKDKFDCIIISDSNSVFIDWVLEAANFLDIFAEVFTNPAAFDSNGHLTVENYHAHSCNSCPKNLCKNVVLVEFVEKQLQQGVNYTQIVYIGDGGNDVCPVTFLKKNDVAMPRKGYTLQKTLSRMSQNLEPMESSIVVWSSGVEIISHLQFLIKE, encoded by the coding sequence ATGAAAATTTTGTTGGTGTTTGACTTTGACAATACAATCATAGATGACAATAGTGACACCTGGATTGTGCAGTGTGCTCCAGACAAAAAACTTCCTATTGAACTACAAGATTCTTATCAAAAAGGATTTTGGACAGAATTTATGGGCAGAGTCTTTAAGTATTTGGGAGATGAAGgtgtaagagaaaatgaaatgaaaagagcaGTGACATCAATACCTTTCACTCAAGGGATGGTGGAACTTTTCAACTTTATAAGAAAGAATAAGGATAAATTTGACTGCATCATTATTTCAGATTCAAATTCAGTCTTCATAGATTGGGTTTTAGAAGCTGCCAATTTTCTTGACATATTTGCTGAAGTATTTACAAATCCAGCAGCTTTTGATAGCAATGGTCATCTCACTGTGGAAAATTATCATGCTCATTCTTGTAATAGCTGCCCAAAGAATCTTTGCAAAAATGTAGTTTTGGTAGAATTTGTAGAAAAACAATTACAACAGGGAGTGAATTATACACAAATTGTGTATATAGGTGATGGTGGGAATGATGTCTGTCCAGtaacctttttaaagaaaaatgatgttgCCATGCCACGGAAAGGATATACTTTACAGAAAACTCTTTCCAGAATGTCTCAAAATCTTGAACCTATGGAATCTTCTATTGTAGTTTGGTCTTCAGGTGttgaaataatttctcatttacaaTTTCTAATAAAGGAGTAA